In one Lycorma delicatula isolate Av1 chromosome 5, ASM4794821v1, whole genome shotgun sequence genomic region, the following are encoded:
- the LOC142325364 gene encoding oxaloacetate decarboxylase, mitochondrial isoform X1: MKLQNFVSLGRKILGAALNYKSLAKERKVALPDKPIIFLKPTSSYVQEGQAIEVPKQFDVYEEVELGIIIGQRCKNIRTSDAMKYVGGYCLALDLTAVDDMKEVRSKGLPWTFGKGFDTACPVSKFIPHDAIKQPTSLYISCSVNGKILQESQLTDMIFSIEELIAFSSQFMTLEPCDVILTGSPSGSGPIRPGDVIEAKLDNILSMNFSVI, from the exons atgaaattacaaaattttgtatcaTTAGGACGTAAAATTTTGGGAGCTGCTTTAAATTACAA GTCACTTGCAAAGGAAAGGAAAGTAGCATTACCAGATAAACCAATCATATTTTTAAAGCCTACATCATCATATGTCCAAGAAGGGCAAGCAATAGAG gtACCAAAACAATTTGATGTCTATGAGGAAGTAGAATTAGGAATAATAATTGGACAAAGGTGTAAAAATATTAGAACTAGTGATGCAATGAAGTATGTTGGTGGTTACTGCTTAGCTCTGGATTTAACAGCTGTTGATGACATG AAAGAAGTAAGATCAAAAGGATTACCATGGACATTTGGGAAAGGATTTGACACAGCATGTCCTGTAAGTAAATTCATTCCACATGATGCAATAAAACAACCAACATCACTCTATATATCGTGCAGTGTAAATGGAAAGATATTACAAGAATCTCAACTAACAGATATGATTTTCAGCATAGAAGAACTCATTGCTTTTTCATCGCAGTTTATGACACTTGAACCGTGTGATGTTATATTAACTGGTTCACCATCTGGAAGTGGGCCGATAAGACCAGGAGATGTAATAGAAGCTAAATTAGATAATATACTTAGTATGAATTTTTCTGTGatatag
- the LOC142325364 gene encoding oxaloacetate decarboxylase, mitochondrial isoform X2, which produces MSFVSLAKERKVALPDKPIIFLKPTSSYVQEGQAIEVPKQFDVYEEVELGIIIGQRCKNIRTSDAMKYVGGYCLALDLTAVDDMKEVRSKGLPWTFGKGFDTACPVSKFIPHDAIKQPTSLYISCSVNGKILQESQLTDMIFSIEELIAFSSQFMTLEPCDVILTGSPSGSGPIRPGDVIEAKLDNILSMNFSVI; this is translated from the exons ATGTCTTTTGT GTCACTTGCAAAGGAAAGGAAAGTAGCATTACCAGATAAACCAATCATATTTTTAAAGCCTACATCATCATATGTCCAAGAAGGGCAAGCAATAGAG gtACCAAAACAATTTGATGTCTATGAGGAAGTAGAATTAGGAATAATAATTGGACAAAGGTGTAAAAATATTAGAACTAGTGATGCAATGAAGTATGTTGGTGGTTACTGCTTAGCTCTGGATTTAACAGCTGTTGATGACATG AAAGAAGTAAGATCAAAAGGATTACCATGGACATTTGGGAAAGGATTTGACACAGCATGTCCTGTAAGTAAATTCATTCCACATGATGCAATAAAACAACCAACATCACTCTATATATCGTGCAGTGTAAATGGAAAGATATTACAAGAATCTCAACTAACAGATATGATTTTCAGCATAGAAGAACTCATTGCTTTTTCATCGCAGTTTATGACACTTGAACCGTGTGATGTTATATTAACTGGTTCACCATCTGGAAGTGGGCCGATAAGACCAGGAGATGTAATAGAAGCTAAATTAGATAATATACTTAGTATGAATTTTTCTGTGatatag